In Romboutsia lituseburensis, a genomic segment contains:
- the xseA gene encoding exodeoxyribonuclease VII large subunit, whose amino-acid sequence MKLRAMSISEANSYIKRILSNDPILYNLKVKGEISNFKVHSSGNVYLSLKDENSKLNSVIFKSNYDKNLSLDNGSKIIANGYISVYERDGSYQLYIDYIELDGIGNLYIEFNKLKEKLKQEGLFDYKYKKEIPKIPKKIGIITSQTGAVIRDIINVVKRRYPKIEIKLYSVTVQGKSSKFEICEGIKFFNERCNVDTIILGRGGGSLEELWSFNEEIVARAVFESNIPIISAVGHETDFTICDFVADMRAPTPSAAAELATPSIDEINYKLENILNRMNRSLINISQVNEYKLKHTFEKIQKQLEAYIIKDKIIQLDQIYDKINFEVENNIILEKEKLSKIGTILHNLSPLATIDRGYSIIQKDKEVINSINDIEFNDYLDITLKDGSIECIVEKIKNKEV is encoded by the coding sequence TTGAAACTAAGGGCTATGAGTATAAGTGAAGCTAATTCATATATTAAAAGAATTTTAAGCAATGATCCTATATTATATAACTTAAAAGTTAAAGGCGAAATATCTAATTTTAAAGTTCACAGTAGTGGAAATGTCTACTTATCATTAAAAGATGAAAATTCTAAGCTAAATAGCGTAATATTTAAAAGTAACTATGATAAAAATTTAAGTCTTGATAATGGATCCAAGATAATAGCTAATGGGTATATTTCTGTTTATGAAAGGGATGGATCGTATCAATTATATATAGACTATATAGAATTAGATGGTATAGGAAACTTGTATATAGAATTTAATAAATTAAAAGAAAAATTAAAACAAGAAGGATTGTTTGATTATAAATATAAAAAGGAGATACCTAAAATTCCTAAAAAGATAGGGATAATTACATCTCAAACAGGAGCAGTTATAAGAGATATAATAAATGTTGTAAAAAGAAGATATCCAAAGATTGAGATAAAACTATATTCTGTAACAGTTCAAGGCAAGAGCTCAAAATTTGAAATATGTGAAGGAATAAAATTTTTTAATGAAAGATGCAATGTTGATACCATAATTTTAGGTAGAGGAGGGGGCTCATTAGAAGAACTTTGGTCATTTAATGAAGAAATAGTAGCAAGAGCTGTATTTGAATCTAATATACCTATAATATCTGCTGTAGGTCATGAAACAGATTTTACTATTTGTGATTTTGTTGCAGATATGAGAGCTCCAACTCCATCTGCAGCAGCTGAACTAGCAACCCCATCTATAGATGAAATTAATTATAAGTTAGAAAATATATTAAATAGGATGAATAGATCACTTATCAACATATCTCAAGTTAATGAATATAAACTAAAACATACATTTGAAAAAATACAGAAACAACTAGAAGCATACATAATAAAAGATAAAATTATACAATTAGATCAAATATATGATAAAATAAATTTTGAAGTAGAAAATAATATAATCCTAGAAAAAGAAAAACTTTCAAAAATTGGAACAATACTTCATAACTTAAGTCCACTAGCTACCATAGATAGAGGCTATAGTATAATTCAAAAAGACAAAGAAGTAATAAATAGTATAAATGATATTGAGTTTAACGATTATTTAGATATAACATTAAAAGATGGAAGTATAGAATGTATTGTAGAAAAAATAAAAAATAAAGAGGTATAA
- a CDS encoding O-sialoglycoprotein endopeptidase, with amino-acid sequence MSFQENNIIIGIDTSCYTTSIAAISLGKKVIFNKKIMLEVKNNSKGLRQSEAVFQHVKNLGELDKELKCILKNYNIKAICVSSKPRPIEGSYMPVFTVGLNFAKLLSSMINCEIYETTHQENHIEASLLTNNIRDKQRFLSVHMSGGTTEILLCRFNREKNGYDIDIVGGTKDISFGQLIDRIGVEMGYNFPAGKYIDENATSCNQKIEQGLKTSVKDGYMNLSGLENQIKKIMFEKDKEYTSKLLLDAVVRNMLKSIIHLAKAYNINEVVFAGGVSASKYISKELVTRLKKYRINAYFTKTEYSTDNAVGCAAIGVKKIETKGYEYK; translated from the coding sequence ATGAGCTTTCAGGAAAATAATATAATAATCGGAATAGATACTAGCTGCTATACAACTTCTATAGCAGCTATATCTTTAGGTAAAAAAGTAATATTTAATAAAAAAATTATGTTGGAAGTAAAAAATAACAGCAAAGGATTAAGACAAAGTGAAGCTGTATTTCAACATGTTAAAAATTTAGGAGAGTTAGATAAAGAATTAAAATGTATTTTAAAAAATTATAATATAAAAGCAATATGTGTATCTTCAAAACCTAGACCAATAGAAGGCTCATATATGCCTGTATTTACTGTGGGTCTAAATTTTGCTAAGCTTTTGTCTTCGATGATAAACTGTGAAATATATGAGACTACTCACCAAGAAAATCATATAGAAGCTAGTTTATTAACTAATAATATAAGAGATAAGCAGAGATTTTTATCTGTACATATGTCTGGAGGAACAACAGAAATACTTTTATGTAGATTTAATAGAGAAAAAAATGGATATGATATAGACATAGTTGGAGGGACAAAAGACATAAGCTTCGGACAGCTTATTGATAGAATTGGTGTTGAAATGGGATATAATTTTCCTGCTGGTAAGTATATAGATGAGAATGCAACAAGTTGTAATCAAAAAATAGAACAAGGATTAAAAACATCTGTAAAAGATGGATATATGAATTTATCTGGTCTAGAAAACCAAATAAAAAAGATAATGTTTGAAAAAGATAAAGAATATACAAGCAAATTATTGCTAGATGCTGTTGTTAGAAATATGCTAAAGTCAATAATACATTTAGCTAAAGCTTACAATATAAATGAAGTTGTATTTGCAGGAGGCGTATCAGCTAGTAAATATATATCAAAAGAATTGGTAACAAGGTTAAAGAAATATAGAATAAATGCTTATTTTACTAAAACAGAATATTCAACTGATAATGCAGTTGGATGTGCTGCAATAGGAGTGAAAAAAATTGAAACTAAGGGCTATGAGTATAAGTGA
- the nusB gene encoding transcription antitermination factor NusB, translating into MKNDKAKKVTSREYMMKLIYQSDVTKEEMESMLDGFLNNNLEYIVNRYEELRLQYSNNPELELGNLDIEDVIDKTYMIKSCNLLKENNDKINELINKYAKNWTIERMPKVDLAILRLAICEILFIEEIPNKVSINEAVEIAKVYCDDKTPKFINGILGSVVNELSGK; encoded by the coding sequence ATGAAGAACGATAAAGCAAAAAAAGTAACTAGTAGAGAGTACATGATGAAATTGATATACCAATCGGATGTAACTAAAGAAGAAATGGAAAGTATGTTAGACGGATTTTTAAATAATAACTTAGAATATATAGTTAATAGATACGAAGAACTTAGATTACAATATTCTAATAATCCAGAATTAGAATTAGGAAATTTAGATATAGAAGATGTTATTGATAAAACATATATGATAAAAAGTTGTAACTTATTAAAGGAAAATAACGATAAGATAAATGAATTAATAAATAAGTATGCTAAAAACTGGACAATAGAAAGAATGCCAAAAGTAGATTTAGCAATATTAAGATTAGCAATATGCGAAATACTTTTCATAGAAGAAATACCTAATAAGGTTTCTATAAATGAAGCTGTAGAAATTGCAAAAGTTTATTGTGATGATAAAACTCCTAAATTTATAAACGGAATATTAGGAAGCGTAGTTAATGAGCTTTCAGGAAAATAA
- a CDS encoding Asp23/Gls24 family envelope stress response protein: protein MENNNFGQVKISNDVIATIAGLAALEVEGVETNTTFTDKILKNNGVKIQIEEEEVNLDVMVMIEYGVSIPDIAFKIQENVKNTVETMTGLNVSQVNIHVQGISFKKEKAEKEEAKQAKKS, encoded by the coding sequence ATGGAAAATAATAATTTTGGACAAGTGAAAATATCTAATGATGTAATTGCTACTATAGCAGGACTTGCAGCATTAGAGGTTGAAGGTGTAGAAACTAATACAACATTCACAGATAAAATACTTAAAAACAACGGCGTTAAAATACAAATAGAAGAAGAGGAAGTTAACTTAGACGTAATGGTTATGATAGAGTACGGTGTATCTATACCAGATATAGCTTTTAAAATTCAAGAAAATGTAAAAAATACTGTTGAGACAATGACAGGTTTAAACGTTTCTCAAGTGAATATACATGTTCAAGGAATCAGCTTTAAAAAAGAGAAAGCTGAAAAAGAAGAAGCTAAGCAAGCAAAGAAAAGTTAA
- a CDS encoding SpoIIIAH-like family protein → MKFNYKGRGLVVLALSSLLVVTGIVNYKLSEKSAIETGKELKAYEQAQMDKNSDKSDKKDSKKQGDIEIVDSKAGEANIEEKVTETSKEIKNQLASEQNMKKATYILDMKMTREKQRNELTQDLNEMINNPSTSDESRKEASSMKLKLVKDQETELKIENLLSTKGFEDALVYISNGSVNVVVNEEKFEKEDAAKVFDLVAEQANVKYEAIKLMNNNK, encoded by the coding sequence ATGAAATTTAATTATAAGGGAAGAGGACTTGTAGTATTAGCGTTATCATCATTATTAGTAGTAACAGGAATAGTGAACTATAAATTAAGTGAAAAATCAGCTATAGAAACAGGAAAAGAATTAAAAGCATATGAACAAGCTCAAATGGATAAAAATTCAGATAAGTCAGATAAAAAAGATTCAAAAAAACAAGGTGATATAGAAATAGTTGATAGTAAGGCTGGAGAAGCTAATATAGAAGAAAAAGTTACAGAAACTAGTAAAGAAATAAAAAATCAGCTAGCTTCAGAACAAAATATGAAAAAAGCTACATATATATTAGATATGAAAATGACAAGAGAAAAGCAAAGAAATGAATTAACACAAGATTTAAACGAAATGATAAATAATCCATCAACTTCAGATGAGTCAAGAAAAGAAGCATCATCAATGAAATTAAAATTAGTAAAAGATCAAGAAACTGAACTTAAAATAGAAAATCTTTTAAGTACAAAAGGATTTGAAGATGCTCTAGTATACATAAGTAATGGAAGTGTAAATGTAGTTGTTAATGAAGAGAAATTTGAAAAAGAAGATGCAGCTAAAGTATTTGACTTAGTAGCAGAACAAGCGAATGTTAAATATGAGGCTATAAAGTTAATGAATAATAATAAATAA
- a CDS encoding stage III sporulation protein AG — MFKNLNEKDKKKIYTLLSLGVVCAIALIVIPSFTDDKKELDKNLDEKNNAQVNQESEQASQVSLEQKLKKILAQIDGAGELDVMITFESSEAIEPAFNSNSTMEKTEEKDTKGGERTITTSSENKTMITSNSNEPIVIKTTEPKIKGVIVVASGASDPKVKETLYSAVQTALQISGHQVEIYSK; from the coding sequence ATGTTTAAAAACTTAAATGAAAAAGATAAGAAAAAAATTTACACACTTTTATCTTTAGGAGTTGTTTGTGCAATAGCTCTTATAGTAATTCCTAGCTTTACAGATGATAAGAAAGAGCTGGATAAAAATTTAGATGAAAAAAATAACGCTCAAGTAAATCAAGAAAGTGAACAAGCATCTCAAGTATCATTAGAGCAAAAACTTAAAAAAATATTAGCTCAAATTGATGGAGCTGGTGAATTAGATGTAATGATTACATTTGAATCTAGTGAAGCGATAGAGCCAGCTTTTAATTCTAATTCAACAATGGAAAAAACAGAAGAAAAAGATACTAAAGGTGGAGAAAGAACCATTACAACATCAAGTGAGAATAAGACTATGATAACTTCTAACTCAAATGAACCGATAGTAATAAAAACTACTGAACCCAAAATTAAAGGGGTTATAGTTGTAGCCAGCGGAGCTAGTGATCCAAAAGTAAAAGAAACACTATATAGTGCTGTACAAACGGCGCTTCAAATATCAGGACATCAAGTAGAAATATATAGCAAATAG
- a CDS encoding stage III sporulation protein AF, whose protein sequence is MLDNIKIWIVTILIGAFIVNIVDMILPSSKLKPYINLVVNFIFVFIVLTPIIGLFSKNISLEDTILKSIGKYNKEYVDSINELADKTGHDSLSKGYEDGLKEVLELKLGEYGYELKDVEFNGADIENIKIKEKNSNKSEKEDIQSNEKENLKQAFKDKDQKEVKEEHELNLDSDKLKKDLVKILDISIEDIEID, encoded by the coding sequence ATGTTAGATAATATAAAAATTTGGATTGTGACTATATTAATAGGAGCTTTTATAGTTAATATTGTTGATATGATTTTACCATCATCTAAATTAAAACCATACATAAATTTAGTTGTGAATTTTATTTTTGTATTTATAGTTTTAACTCCAATAATAGGATTATTTTCAAAAAATATTAGTTTAGAAGATACAATTTTAAAATCTATAGGTAAATACAATAAAGAATATGTAGATAGTATAAATGAATTAGCGGATAAAACAGGACATGATAGTTTATCAAAAGGATATGAAGATGGATTAAAGGAAGTTTTAGAATTAAAACTTGGAGAATATGGATATGAACTTAAAGATGTAGAGTTTAATGGAGCAGATATAGAAAATATTAAAATTAAAGAAAAAAATAGTAATAAAAGTGAAAAAGAGGACATACAATCTAATGAAAAGGAAAACTTAAAACAAGCATTTAAAGATAAAGATCAAAAAGAAGTAAAAGAAGAACATGAACTAAATTTAGACAGTGATAAACTGAAAAAAGACTTAGTAAAAATACTAGATATATCAATTGAAGATATAGAAATTGATTAA
- the spoIIIAE gene encoding stage III sporulation protein AE yields MKKRILGTLLTLLLVLSSFFIGFANDNKKGESYEDTKKSIDKYIDGQLEKIDIDEIEGFIKESSALQDVNLKTFVKDLISGDKTLLDLFNKEGIKVILFEELKSSLKIAAIILVLALLSSVLKSLDNSFSSGAVSQITTYIIFITMVTLVLVGFKDVLDICNSTIDSTVGLMQVIMPVLITLLVLIGFPITSTVLNPIFIGGVTFINVIFKKFLFVSIAVAFAILVINNLSKNVRLKKLSSFIKQINLVSLGAMFTIYLGLVSMQGLYVKNIDNFTVKTAKFAIGNFIPVVGGFVSDSVDILLSSSQLIKGVFGGIGLVLLVAICLVPVIKILSIIFVYKMSAIVVEPVGEEGISSFLNEVANLMVIMLACIIAITIMFFVTVAIITSISVVAQG; encoded by the coding sequence ATGAAAAAAAGAATTTTAGGAACCTTGTTAACTTTATTACTAGTGCTAAGCTCATTTTTTATAGGGTTTGCAAATGATAATAAAAAAGGTGAAAGCTACGAAGACACTAAAAAAAGTATAGACAAGTATATTGATGGTCAGTTAGAAAAAATAGATATAGACGAAATAGAAGGCTTTATAAAAGAATCATCAGCTCTTCAAGATGTAAATTTAAAAACGTTTGTAAAGGACTTGATAAGTGGTGATAAAACTTTATTAGATTTATTTAATAAAGAAGGTATAAAAGTTATATTATTTGAGGAATTAAAATCTAGCCTAAAAATAGCTGCGATAATACTAGTACTTGCACTATTATCATCAGTATTGAAAAGTTTAGACAATTCATTTTCATCAGGAGCTGTAAGTCAAATTACTACATATATAATATTTATAACTATGGTTACACTGGTTTTGGTTGGATTTAAAGATGTATTGGATATATGTAATTCAACCATTGATTCCACCGTAGGACTCATGCAAGTAATAATGCCAGTATTAATAACATTGTTAGTACTAATTGGTTTTCCAATTACATCAACCGTTTTAAATCCTATATTTATAGGAGGCGTTACTTTTATAAATGTAATATTTAAGAAATTTTTATTTGTATCTATAGCAGTAGCATTTGCAATTTTAGTTATAAATAACTTATCAAAAAATGTTAGATTGAAAAAGTTATCATCATTTATAAAACAAATTAATTTAGTATCTTTAGGCGCTATGTTTACAATATATTTAGGCCTTGTATCGATGCAAGGTCTATATGTAAAAAATATAGATAATTTTACAGTAAAGACAGCTAAATTTGCAATCGGAAACTTTATTCCTGTTGTAGGTGGATTTGTATCGGACTCTGTAGATATACTACTTTCATCATCTCAATTAATAAAAGGGGTATTTGGGGGAATAGGGTTAGTATTATTAGTTGCAATTTGCCTAGTACCAGTTATAAAAATATTATCTATTATATTTGTTTATAAAATGTCTGCTATAGTGGTAGAACCTGTAGGAGAAGAAGGAATCTCAAGCTTTTTAAATGAAGTGGCCAATTTAATGGTAATTATGTTAGCGTGTATAATAGCGATTACAATAATGTTTTTTGTAACAGTTGCTATTATAACATCAATAAGTGTAGTGGCTCAGGGATAA
- the spoIIIAD gene encoding stage III sporulation protein AD produces MQLVGIAIISTTLCLVIKKDRPEMAMFIAILTGITILLSVIFKLNFIVESIENLAQKANIPSMYITLIIKLIGIAYLMEFAIQLCKDCGEGNIAAKLEFGGKIIVMTMSFPILLSIVEMIINIIP; encoded by the coding sequence ATGCAATTAGTAGGGATTGCAATAATATCAACAACTCTCTGTTTAGTGATAAAAAAAGATAGACCTGAAATGGCGATGTTTATAGCAATACTTACAGGAATAACAATATTATTATCAGTAATATTTAAATTAAATTTTATAGTAGAAAGTATTGAAAACTTAGCTCAAAAAGCTAATATACCTTCTATGTATATAACGCTCATAATAAAATTAATTGGGATAGCTTACCTTATGGAATTTGCTATACAGCTTTGTAAAGATTGTGGGGAAGGAAATATAGCAGCTAAATTGGAATTTGGCGGAAAAATAATAGTTATGACAATGTCATTCCCTATACTTTTATCGATTGTAGAAATGATAATAAATATTATCCCATAG
- the spoIIIAC gene encoding stage III sporulation protein AC — MDISLIIKVAGIGLLISILNMLLEKSDRKDWASLTTLAGVIIVLGMVLTEIGDLFNAVRTMFQLY, encoded by the coding sequence ATGGATATATCTTTAATAATAAAGGTTGCAGGTATAGGACTTTTAATATCGATTCTTAACATGCTTTTAGAAAAATCAGACAGAAAAGATTGGGCAAGCTTAACTACGTTAGCTGGTGTGATAATTGTTTTAGGAATGGTATTAACAGAAATAGGAGATTTGTTTAATGCTGTAAGAACGATGTTTCAACTTTACTAA
- a CDS encoding stage III sporulation protein AB, which produces MQIKIIIIGILVACSYLIGEYIYKAYTNRHKQVNDLIRILEIIRMDLSFGMYTLEEIFKRVGDKTEYCTSLFFKKMENDLKTNQSKMLDEILNDNIQILSKETYLQEKEVDELKKLLLTLGRSDIDSQARMIDLSIENLKKITNETKEDIEKKGIVYRKLSTVIGIAIGIILI; this is translated from the coding sequence TTGCAAATTAAAATAATTATAATTGGTATTTTAGTTGCTTGTAGTTATTTAATAGGAGAGTACATTTATAAAGCTTATACAAATAGGCATAAACAAGTAAATGATCTCATAAGAATATTAGAGATAATAAGGATGGATTTATCCTTTGGGATGTATACATTAGAAGAAATTTTTAAAAGGGTAGGGGATAAGACAGAGTATTGTACATCTTTATTTTTTAAAAAAATGGAGAATGATTTAAAAACTAATCAAAGTAAAATGTTAGATGAAATTTTAAATGATAATATACAAATATTATCTAAAGAAACGTATTTACAGGAAAAGGAGGTTGATGAATTAAAAAAACTTTTATTAACATTAGGTAGAAGTGATATAGATTCGCAAGCTAGAATGATAGATTTGTCAATTGAGAATTTAAAAAAAATTACAAATGAAACAAAAGAAGATATAGAAAAGAAAGGTATTGTATACAGAAAATTATCTACAGTTATAGGAATAGCTATAGGAATTATTTTGATATAG
- the spoIIIAA gene encoding stage III sporulation protein AA — protein MNKLSDEIINSLSVNLREKIKSISRNNINIEEIRLRSQKPLILNANNKDYFYNQNLNKLDTKMDNPYIVTKEDIEQTFQIICKYSIHSFMDDIKKGFITLRGGHRVGLVGKAIVEDGQVKNMKHISSLNIRVSREIIGCSNNILSHIIRGDNQVNNTLIISPPQCGKTTLIRDIVRNLSNGNKDYGFKGIKVALIDERNEISGSYLGVPQMDIGIRTDIIETCPKDLGIMMLLRSMSPNLIVTDEIGNIEEIKALYTALNGGVSLITTVHGDSIDDIKNRKELSNLLDKDLFKKVIILSAKKGPGTVEKIYDLEEKRWYFAN, from the coding sequence ATGAATAAACTTAGTGATGAAATAATTAACTCATTATCAGTTAATTTAAGAGAAAAAATAAAAAGTATCTCTAGAAACAATATTAATATTGAAGAAATTAGACTTCGTTCTCAAAAGCCGCTTATTTTAAATGCAAATAATAAAGATTATTTTTATAATCAGAATCTAAATAAGTTAGATACAAAAATGGACAACCCATATATTGTGACCAAGGAAGATATAGAGCAAACTTTTCAAATTATTTGTAAATATTCTATACACTCATTTATGGATGACATAAAAAAGGGTTTTATAACGCTTAGGGGTGGTCATAGAGTAGGGCTAGTTGGAAAAGCAATTGTTGAAGATGGTCAGGTAAAAAATATGAAGCATATATCATCTTTAAATATAAGGGTATCTAGAGAAATTATAGGATGCTCTAATAATATACTTTCTCATATTATTAGAGGAGATAACCAGGTTAATAACACTTTGATAATATCACCACCTCAATGTGGTAAAACAACTTTAATAAGAGATATAGTAAGGAACTTAAGCAATGGAAATAAAGACTATGGATTTAAAGGGATAAAAGTAGCGTTAATAGATGAACGTAATGAAATATCAGGATCTTATTTGGGGGTGCCTCAGATGGATATTGGTATAAGAACAGATATAATTGAAACATGTCCAAAAGATTTAGGGATAATGATGCTTTTAAGATCTATGTCACCAAATTTAATAGTAACAGATGAAATTGGTAATATAGAAGAAATTAAAGCTTTATATACAGCTCTAAATGGCGGCGTAAGCTTAATTACAACTGTTCATGGAGACTCAATAGATGATATTAAAAATAGAAAAGAATTAAGCAATTTATTAGATAAAGACTTATTTAAAAAAGTAATAATATTATCAGCTAAAAAAGGGCCGGGAACAGTTGAGAAAATATATGATTTAGAAGAAAAGAGATGGTATTTTGCAAATTAA
- the fabF gene encoding beta-ketoacyl-ACP synthase II yields MKKRVVVTGLGCVTPVGNGKEEFWKNIKAGVCGIDKVTKFDASTFQTQVAGELKEFNPEEYINKKEIKRLDKFTQYAIVSSKMAVKDANIDIDSVNRDRMGVIIGSGIGGVETIEEQHKILLDKGNKRVSPFFVPMMIGNMAAGQVSIALSAKGPNTNVCTACASGTHSIGDAFKIIQRGDADIMVAGGSEAPVTALAFAGFCNMKAMSTRNDDPKTASRPFDKDRDGFVMGEGAGILILEELEHALNRNAKIYAEVVGYGLTADAYHMTTPAEGGEGATRSMEMALQDGNVPLDEVDYINAHGTSTLYNDRLETQAIKNVFKEKAYDLCVSSTKSMTGHLLGAAGAVEAVICAMSIDDSFVPPTINVNEVDEDLDLDYVLDNGREKEIRYAMSNSLGFGGHNATLVLKKYDK; encoded by the coding sequence ATGAAAAAGAGAGTTGTAGTAACAGGGCTTGGATGTGTAACACCTGTTGGAAATGGAAAAGAAGAATTTTGGAAAAATATTAAAGCTGGTGTGTGTGGCATAGATAAAGTAACTAAATTTGATGCAAGTACTTTTCAAACACAAGTAGCTGGAGAACTAAAAGAATTTAATCCTGAAGAATATATAAATAAAAAAGAAATAAAAAGATTAGATAAATTTACTCAGTATGCAATAGTTTCATCTAAAATGGCAGTAAAAGATGCAAATATAGATATAGACTCTGTAAATAGAGATCGTATGGGTGTAATAATAGGATCTGGAATAGGTGGAGTTGAAACAATAGAAGAACAGCATAAAATTTTATTAGACAAAGGAAATAAAAGAGTAAGCCCATTTTTCGTGCCTATGATGATAGGAAATATGGCTGCTGGTCAAGTTTCTATAGCTTTAAGTGCGAAGGGTCCAAATACTAATGTTTGTACAGCTTGTGCATCTGGGACTCATTCTATAGGAGATGCTTTTAAGATAATACAAAGAGGAGATGCAGATATAATGGTGGCAGGAGGTAGTGAAGCCCCAGTGACAGCTCTTGCATTTGCTGGATTCTGTAATATGAAGGCTATGTCTACTAGAAATGATGATCCTAAGACTGCATCAAGACCATTTGATAAAGATAGAGATGGATTTGTAATGGGAGAAGGTGCAGGAATTCTTATATTAGAAGAATTAGAGCATGCCTTAAATCGTAATGCTAAAATATATGCAGAAGTTGTTGGTTATGGACTAACTGCGGATGCATATCATATGACTACTCCAGCAGAAGGTGGAGAAGGAGCTACTCGTTCTATGGAAATGGCACTTCAAGATGGGAATGTTCCTTTAGATGAAGTGGATTATATAAATGCCCATGGAACATCTACTTTATACAATGATAGATTGGAAACACAAGCTATTAAAAATGTATTTAAAGAAAAAGCATATGATTTATGTGTTTCATCTACAAAATCAATGACAGGACATTTGTTAGGAGCAGCAGGAGCAGTAGAAGCTGTTATATGTGCAATGAGTATAGACGATAGCTTTGTGCCTCCGACAATAAATGTAAATGAAGTTGATGAAGATTTAGATTTAGACTATGTATTAGATAATGGTAGAGAAAAAGAAATAAGATATGCCATGTCTAATTCATTAGGATTTGGTGGACATAATGCTACTTTAGTATTAAAAAAGTATGATAAATAA
- the acpP gene encoding acyl carrier protein, with the protein MFEKVVEIVRDQLSVEDKEITMETSLMKDLEADSLDAVEIIMALEDECGVEIPDTEAENFKSIGDIVRFIEANK; encoded by the coding sequence ATGTTTGAAAAAGTTGTAGAAATAGTAAGAGATCAATTAAGTGTAGAGGATAAAGAAATAACAATGGAGACTTCTTTAATGAAAGATTTAGAAGCAGATTCATTAGATGCAGTAGAAATAATAATGGCTTTAGAAGATGAATGCGGAGTTGAAATACCAGATACTGAAGCAGAAAACTTTAAATCTATAGGAGATATAGTAAGATTTATAGAAGCTAATAAATAG
- the fabG gene encoding 3-oxoacyl-[acyl-carrier-protein] reductase produces MMNLSSKVAIVTGGSRGIGKEVAKKLALLGSNLVINYTSKEEEALKTKEEIEALGVKCITLKCDVSKSEEVNEMVNKTLEEFGKVDILVNNAGITKDGLLMRMKEEDFDKVIEINLKGVFNCTKAVTKPMMKNKYGKIINMASVVGVIGNAGQANYCASKAGVIGFTKSTARELASRNININAVAPGFIDTDMTRVLSEDIKQNMLNNIPKTTFGKPEDVANVVAFLASDMSSYVTGQVINVDGGMVMQ; encoded by the coding sequence ATGATGAATTTAAGTTCAAAAGTAGCTATAGTTACAGGTGGATCTAGAGGTATAGGTAAAGAAGTAGCCAAAAAATTAGCGTTACTAGGATCTAATTTAGTTATTAACTATACATCAAAAGAGGAAGAAGCCTTAAAAACTAAAGAAGAGATTGAAGCTTTAGGTGTAAAATGTATAACATTAAAATGTGATGTATCAAAATCAGAAGAAGTAAATGAAATGGTTAATAAAACATTAGAAGAATTTGGAAAGGTTGATATACTTGTAAATAATGCTGGTATAACTAAAGATGGATTGTTGATGAGAATGAAAGAAGAAGATTTTGATAAAGTTATAGAAATAAACCTAAAGGGTGTATTTAATTGCACAAAAGCTGTTACAAAACCTATGATGAAAAATAAATATGGAAAAATAATAAATATGGCTTCTGTAGTTGGAGTTATAGGCAATGCTGGTCAAGCGAATTACTGTGCATCAAAAGCTGGTGTTATAGGATTCACGAAATCAACTGCGAGAGAATTAGCTTCAAGAAATATAAATATAAATGCAGTTGCTCCAGGATTTATAGATACAGATATGACAAGAGTTTTAAGTGAAGATATTAAGCAAAATATGCTAAATAACATACCTAAAACTACATTTGGTAAACCTGAAGATGTAGCAAATGTAGTTGCATTTTTAGCAAGTGACATGTCAAGTTATGTTACAGGTCAAGTTATAAATGTAGATGGTGGTATGGTAATGCAATAA